The Verrucomicrobium spinosum DSM 4136 = JCM 18804 DNA segment CAGGCAGCTTTGGGGCTCATCTACATGAAGGGTGAGGGTACCCCTGAAGATTATGCTGAGGGGGCGAAGTGGTTTCGCCAGGCCTCCGAGCAGGGGCATCCCGTGGCTCAAATGAACCTCGCAAGCTGCTATGCCAACGGACATGGGCTCCCCCGAGACCTCAAGGAGGCGGCCAGATGGTTCCGCGAATCGGCGGAGCGGAATGAGCCGATGGCTCAATATTATCTGGGAATATTGTATGGTCGGGGCGAGGGGGTGCCGCAGAGTTACATAGAGGCCTACAAGTGGCTCACTGCTTCCGCTGCGCAGGGGGTGAAAGAGGCTCGCGAAAGCTTGGAAACGCTGGACTCCGTGCTCAGTGCAACGGAGTTGGAAGCCGCAAGGAAAGCGGCGGCGAGCATGCGGCTCAGTCTTGTGGGGCGATAAGGGGCGCGAAGTGCCCGGTCGCAATCACGCTTGCCTCTATTGGGGCGTGGTCCTAGCATCAGGCCCATGAACGCATCCCGGTATCTCCGACCCCGCCTTCTGCATGGTGCCGTGGCCTGTCTGGCCGCAACCATCTCTTTCGCCAGCAGCCGACTTGCTGCTCAGGCTGCTGCTCCTCTCTCCACGGTGGAGACGGCTCTGGCTACTCCGGGCAAGCGCCCTGACCCCGCCAGGTTTGAAAAGGATCTGGCCAAGTTTGACGCCGAATTCAAGGCGAAGCCGGTCAAGGGAGGGATCGTCTTCACGGGCAGTTCTAGCATCCGTCTCTGGAAGACCGAGGAAGCGTTTCCCAATCTGCCGGTACTGAACCGTGGCTTTGGTGGATCGGTTGCGAATGACCTGGTGGTGCACGCGGAGCGTGTGGTGCTGCGGTACGAACCCAAGGTATTGGTAGTTTACACAGGCAGCAATGACTTGAATGCGAAGCTGAACCCCGAGGAGGTTCTGGCCGACTATACAGCCTTCCTGAACCTGGTGCACGAGAAGCTGCCTGACTGCCGGATCGTCATCAATTCGGTGAAGATCTCGGAGTTGCGTCTCAAACAAATTCCCGCCGTGAAGCAGCTCAACAGCCTTTTGCAGGCATGGTGCGAGGGCAAAAACTGGGTTCGGTGGCTGGAGTCGATGAACTACCTGATGGACGAGAAGGGGTTGCCCAAGAACGAGTTATTTCGCAAAGATAAGCTTCATCTCAACGAAGCCGGTTACGCGAAATGGAACGAGATCATCGAGCCTGTCATCAAAGAGGAGTGGACGAAGGCCGGAGGCAAGGCCTGATGAAGCGCGTCTTATTATTTGCGGCTGCCAACAACTGTTTACTGGAGTAAAAAGTTCAGTTCGATTGATTAATGTCTTGGCACGGACGATGCAGTTTCATAATAATGAGGCGTCCTGAAAAACTATCCTAAATTCCCCGGAATAAAGGATGGCTGAAAGGGCGAGCCAACTGATTTGTCAGGTGTCGAATGGTGTTGTGTTGTGTATGATGAAGGCGGTCCAGGTGGGCCGCCTTCATCATTTTTCACGCTTGGGTGAAGCGGGCCGCTGGAGTTCAAACACCCCATTGTCGATGTTGCAGCGGTAAGTTGCCTTGAACTCGGCTGGGGTGGCCTTCCCTTCATAGTGATAGACTCCGCCGACGAGGGCTCCAAGATCCTGCTGGCCCGTCACCCGGCCCCGGCGGTCCACCAGATGGCGTGCCGTGTAGCCGCCACTCAGCACTCTGGCCCACGTGGCGTGGTAGCGAAAATCGTAGGCAGTGTTCTTTCCTTGCTCCTCTACGGGGGTGACGATTGCCTTGAGCTTCCCATGATGCCCGTTGTGCCGGCTGTACCAGAGCCCTTCCCAGGCCCCAGTCAGATCCTTGGGCGGGTTTTGGGTATCACGGGCAGCAGCTTTGTTCCAATCACTCTGGTAGCCTAGGGAGCAGCTTGAAAGTAGGGACGCACTGAGAGCGAGGATCAGGAGTGTGAGGCGAGCAGGCATGGTGATAGGAAAGTGAAGCAGATGAAGCGCGATGAACCATGCACCGGAGGTCGCTGGTGGAACCAGCGTCTTGCCATGCCCCGGGCAGACCGCTACGCTGCATGCTGATGAATGGAGCAAGCGATGTCAAGGATCTGGTGGTGGTGGTGGTGGGTGGAACGACTGGCCTGGGGCTCTCAGCGGCCAAGGCGCTGTCGGTTGCCGGGGCGCGTCTGGTTGTCGTGGGGCGGTCTGGCGACAGTTTGGAATCGGCACTGCTTGTGCTGGGGAGTGGAGCGTGTGGCCTGGCGGGTGACGCCGTGCTTCCTGAGACATCTGAGCGTGCGGTGGAACTGGCAGTAAAGCAGTTTGGCCGGCTGGACGGGCTCTACCATGTTGCTGGAGGCAGCGGTCGTTCCAGAGGTGATGGGCCTCTCCATGAACTCACGGACGAGGGCTGGGACTACACACTCGACCTTAACCTTAAATCTTTGTTCAACTCCAATCGGGCAGCCGTGAGGCAGTTCCTAAAACAAGG contains these protein-coding regions:
- a CDS encoding tetratricopeptide repeat protein; protein product: MTCLRPVAGWAVVVACWFGLGLRWVTADPVVELKDLEAKALAGEGAAQLALAIRYDGRERSDDHDMGKAFHWYKEAAAKGYAEAQAALGLIYMKGEGTPEDYAEGAKWFRQASEQGHPVAQMNLASCYANGHGLPRDLKEAARWFRESAERNEPMAQYYLGILYGRGEGVPQSYIEAYKWLTASAAQGVKEARESLETLDSVLSATELEAARKAAASMRLSLVGR
- a CDS encoding GDSL-type esterase/lipase family protein, with protein sequence MNASRYLRPRLLHGAVACLAATISFASSRLAAQAAAPLSTVETALATPGKRPDPARFEKDLAKFDAEFKAKPVKGGIVFTGSSSIRLWKTEEAFPNLPVLNRGFGGSVANDLVVHAERVVLRYEPKVLVVYTGSNDLNAKLNPEEVLADYTAFLNLVHEKLPDCRIVINSVKISELRLKQIPAVKQLNSLLQAWCEGKNWVRWLESMNYLMDEKGLPKNELFRKDKLHLNEAGYAKWNEIIEPVIKEEWTKAGGKA
- a CDS encoding SDR family oxidoreductase, with amino-acid sequence MLMNGASDVKDLVVVVVGGTTGLGLSAAKALSVAGARLVVVGRSGDSLESALLVLGSGACGLAGDAVLPETSERAVELAVKQFGRLDGLYHVAGGSGRSRGDGPLHELTDEGWDYTLDLNLKSLFNSNRAAVRQFLKQGGGGAILNMASVLGWSPSPKYFASHAYAAAKAGIAGFSKATAAYYAPHNIRINVIAPALVETPMSRRAVGDEEIVQFVSSKQPLDGGRVGVPGDLDGAAVFLLSRQARYVTGQVLAVDGGWSVTEGQRGGASN